In one window of Methanosarcina vacuolata Z-761 DNA:
- a CDS encoding ABC transporter ATP-binding protein produces the protein MTLIKIIEIFKKKLNTSILKPLEKAADFYSESKNDSNINGPGGFKKNSPYGSPARNFAKSPDSGNASRNVEIPFIKLTDVWKIYQMGEVEFAALKGINLEIYEGELLVILGPSGSGKSTLMNLLGCLDMPSKGTVCLNSKDISELSESELAVVRGQMIGFIFQSFNLLPTLNTEENVLLPMEFQEEDRKTARQKVSYLLEIVGLSDKKKNLPSQLSGGQRQRVAIARSLGVNPPIILADEPTGNLDSKTGDYILDFLDGLQKREGKTIIIVTHDLELVKYATRIVYIRDGEIEKIETHPKNEQSMKNEQSMKNERGTKNEINLN, from the coding sequence ATGACGCTTATCAAGATCATAGAGATATTTAAAAAGAAATTAAATACCTCAATTTTAAAGCCACTTGAGAAAGCAGCAGATTTCTACAGTGAATCGAAGAATGATTCCAATATAAATGGTCCAGGGGGGTTCAAGAAAAATAGCCCTTACGGCAGTCCAGCCCGTAATTTTGCTAAAAGTCCTGATTCAGGGAATGCCTCCAGGAACGTAGAGATTCCATTTATCAAACTGACCGATGTCTGGAAAATTTATCAGATGGGGGAAGTTGAGTTTGCGGCTCTTAAAGGAATAAACCTTGAGATTTATGAAGGGGAGCTCCTTGTAATCCTGGGCCCCAGTGGAAGTGGAAAAAGCACGCTTATGAATTTGCTGGGCTGTCTGGACATGCCATCAAAAGGTACTGTTTGCCTGAATTCTAAAGACATCTCAGAACTAAGTGAATCCGAACTCGCCGTCGTCCGAGGACAGATGATTGGCTTCATATTCCAGAGCTTTAACCTCCTTCCAACCCTGAATACGGAAGAAAACGTGCTTTTACCTATGGAATTCCAGGAAGAGGATCGAAAAACAGCCCGACAAAAAGTCTCATATCTGCTTGAAATTGTCGGACTCTCAGATAAGAAAAAGAACCTTCCATCACAGCTTTCAGGCGGACAGAGGCAGAGAGTTGCAATAGCTCGCTCCCTCGGTGTAAACCCGCCCATAATCCTGGCAGATGAGCCTACAGGAAACCTGGACAGTAAAACAGGAGATTATATCCTGGATTTTCTGGATGGGCTGCAGAAACGTGAAGGTAAGACGATCATCATTGTAACACATGACCTTGAACTTGTAAAATATGCAACAAGAATTGTGTACATCCGAGACGGCGAGATTGAAAAAATAGAAACACATCCGAAAAACGAACAAAGTATGAAAAACGAACAAAGTATGAAAAATGAACGAGGTACGAAAAATGAAATAAATCTAAATTGA
- a CDS encoding COG1361 S-layer family protein, whose amino-acid sequence MKKCSLLIFLLLFSAFTYPEAGTALASNGDIKSASLEVNLAKQNPDAARPGEPVELTISVQNVGNTDLKDIAVTVNPEYPFSKVSGEDLTKKVSYLNARQDDDDAAVLKFKLMTDANVSEGTYDIDITTTAKESGSSLNTITTTKTVQLEVRGKEYAQIVTINKASIDLAQEEPLEFIITNTGNSPLKNMVVSWKDPKGVILPVYSDNTKYIKYLAAGDSVTVSYSVMADVNADPGLYTLNVDLKFEDYESNEKSIATTAGLFVGGKTDFDVSFSESDQGEVSLSVANVGNNMAYSVKVSVPDQDGYRVSGSSSTIVGNLEKGDYTIASFNVVSIQSPGGAESGGTPGVARASEKDENVTSTVSNPLKVQIEYTDARGERVTVDKEVELETTTGNVTAQGRGRIGAAGNSSVFSSYLIYIVLIAVAIAGLFVYRRKKQAENEKKSGNKKSEDQKHGSGTGAGTGAGTGAGTGAGTGAGTGAGTGAETIRD is encoded by the coding sequence ATGAAGAAGTGCTCTTTACTAATATTTTTACTGCTGTTTTCAGCGTTCACATATCCTGAGGCTGGGACTGCGCTTGCCTCTAATGGGGATATAAAGTCCGCATCTCTGGAAGTAAACCTGGCTAAACAGAACCCTGATGCTGCCCGTCCTGGAGAACCTGTTGAACTCACTATCAGCGTGCAAAATGTAGGAAACACTGACCTGAAAGACATTGCTGTCACAGTTAACCCTGAATATCCTTTCAGTAAGGTTTCCGGAGAAGACCTGACAAAAAAAGTCTCCTACCTGAATGCACGGCAGGATGATGACGATGCAGCAGTCCTTAAGTTCAAGCTTATGACAGATGCCAATGTTTCAGAAGGCACATATGATATCGATATTACCACCACTGCTAAAGAAAGCGGGTCCTCATTAAACACGATTACTACTACAAAAACCGTCCAGCTTGAGGTAAGGGGTAAAGAGTACGCGCAGATTGTTACCATAAACAAAGCAAGCATTGACCTGGCACAGGAAGAACCTCTGGAATTCATAATAACAAATACCGGAAACTCACCTCTGAAAAACATGGTAGTTTCCTGGAAAGACCCAAAAGGGGTAATTCTGCCAGTATATTCGGATAATACAAAGTACATCAAGTACCTGGCTGCAGGTGACTCCGTAACCGTATCTTACTCTGTAATGGCAGATGTAAACGCAGACCCTGGACTCTATACTCTGAATGTAGACCTCAAATTTGAAGACTATGAATCGAATGAGAAAAGCATTGCTACCACAGCAGGGCTTTTCGTTGGTGGGAAAACTGATTTTGATGTTTCTTTTTCAGAAAGCGACCAGGGAGAAGTTTCCCTTTCAGTTGCAAATGTGGGCAACAACATGGCTTATTCCGTGAAAGTTTCAGTCCCTGATCAGGACGGTTACAGGGTATCAGGAAGCTCTTCAACGATTGTTGGAAACCTTGAGAAAGGGGACTATACAATTGCATCTTTCAATGTTGTGAGCATACAGAGTCCTGGAGGTGCTGAAAGTGGAGGAACACCAGGGGTTGCAAGAGCAAGCGAGAAAGACGAAAATGTGACTTCCACGGTTTCCAATCCCCTGAAAGTCCAGATTGAATATACGGATGCAAGAGGGGAAAGAGTAACGGTTGATAAGGAAGTAGAACTCGAAACGACTACCGGGAATGTAACTGCACAGGGACGAGGAAGGATAGGAGCGGCAGGTAACAGCAGTGTATTCAGTTCATATCTGATTTATATTGTTTTAATAGCGGTCGCAATAGCAGGTTTATTCGTTTACCGCAGAAAAAAACAGGCCGAAAACGAGAAAAAATCCGGAAATAAAAAGTCTGAAGACCAGAAGCACGGCTCAGGAACAGGTGCAGGGACAGGTGCAGGGACAGGTGCAGGGACAGGTGCAGGGACAGGTGCAGGGACAGGTGCAGGGACAGGTGCAGAGACAATTAGAGATTGA
- a CDS encoding ABC transporter permease has translation MRNSTYLKMGLNMLVHSKLRSWLTIIGIVIGIGSVVGILSLGDAMQEQVQSRLAEMDLTKITISPGYTKASSNMPGPPGMRGSSTDAELTDDDIEALHGLDGIQYIAGDISGSESVIYAAQNATLSITGVDPQVWKYMTTLKTQSGRLLEPADKYVAVIGSGVASGIYDQEIGVNQVITVNGKAVRVVGILEEEGGRGDRSIYMPIDGAVNLLDDAEEGVYDSITVKTRSEDLVDELMEDIVDKLMVSRHIIQEDDRDFSVTASKSMAESVTEMTSSMTLFLGAIAAVSLLVGAVGIANTMFTSVLEKTKEIGTMKAIGAKNMDILMIFLFNSAMVGLVGGILGDILGAFVSTLFPMLGLQMMRGASSGSSEIYFAPDLMAFGLLLAVLIGVISGIVPAYRASKLKPVDALRYE, from the coding sequence ATGAGAAACTCAACGTACCTGAAAATGGGTCTGAACATGCTTGTGCATAGCAAGCTCCGAAGCTGGCTGACCATTATTGGAATAGTTATAGGGATCGGATCTGTTGTTGGCATCCTTTCCCTTGGAGATGCTATGCAGGAACAGGTGCAGAGCAGGCTCGCCGAAATGGACCTGACGAAGATAACCATAAGTCCGGGGTATACCAAAGCGTCATCCAACATGCCTGGCCCTCCTGGGATGAGGGGTTCATCAACAGATGCTGAATTAACAGATGATGACATCGAGGCTCTCCATGGCCTGGATGGAATACAGTACATAGCAGGAGATATTTCCGGCAGTGAATCAGTGATTTACGCAGCGCAAAATGCAACTCTCTCAATTACTGGTGTGGATCCTCAGGTCTGGAAGTACATGACTACCCTGAAAACACAATCCGGAAGATTGCTTGAACCGGCTGATAAATATGTTGCAGTTATAGGAAGCGGGGTTGCAAGTGGAATTTATGACCAGGAAATAGGGGTCAATCAGGTAATAACTGTAAACGGTAAAGCCGTACGCGTTGTCGGCATCCTGGAAGAAGAAGGTGGACGTGGAGACCGAAGCATTTACATGCCGATCGATGGGGCAGTAAACCTGCTTGATGACGCAGAAGAAGGTGTTTATGATAGCATCACGGTGAAAACCAGGAGTGAAGATCTGGTTGATGAACTGATGGAAGATATCGTGGATAAACTCATGGTTTCAAGACACATTATTCAGGAAGATGACAGGGATTTTTCAGTGACAGCTTCTAAATCGATGGCCGAGTCTGTTACCGAAATGACGAGTTCAATGACCCTGTTTCTTGGAGCTATTGCAGCCGTATCCCTGCTTGTAGGAGCCGTCGGGATTGCAAACACGATGTTTACCTCTGTCCTGGAAAAGACAAAGGAGATCGGGACCATGAAAGCCATTGGGGCAAAAAACATGGATATACTAATGATTTTCCTCTTTAATTCCGCAATGGTTGGCCTTGTTGGTGGTATCCTGGGAGATATTCTTGGAGCATTTGTTTCAACTCTCTTCCCTATGCTGGGTCTACAAATGATGCGAGGAGCAAGTTCAGGTTCTTCAGAAATTTATTTTGCTCCTGACCTGATGGCTTTCGGGCTTCTACTGGCAGTTTTAATAGGAGTAATCTCAGGAATCGTCCCTGCATACAGGGCTTCAAAGTTAAAACCAGTAGATGCACTGAGATACGAATAA
- a CDS encoding transglutaminase domain-containing protein: MAIFLCTGASARNVEMGNSPEYRNTLDWLSFEPQNLGVQCCSFVGIVESGVHEFQNLNLRFSLSPGERNINMPQNFQPTYNNGGPQQLPPAVSREDPSKGISPDMRARSFLDEQYITQQNTSYYQSCVTPYADAVTSYLEENDLDDKYEIYQAALSWTWVSDETLNGVDEKWLTPTEFLDETPAYSSNPDYGEPVSDCEEQANTLASLLIASGEYNESTVRVAIGKVDFGNVSGGHAWVEVYEDGEWFPLDPTEGPYYDDDNCSIVSADVSDIDYDEYLESTYPAVRVWYYYNDKYFMEVGKQNGDVPAFWDEQPESYPN, encoded by the coding sequence TTGGCTATATTTCTTTGTACTGGTGCGAGTGCTAGAAATGTAGAAATGGGAAACAGTCCAGAATACAGGAATACTCTAGATTGGTTATCTTTTGAACCTCAGAATCTTGGGGTTCAGTGCTGCAGTTTCGTAGGTATTGTTGAAAGTGGAGTACATGAGTTTCAAAACTTAAATTTGAGATTTTCTCTGTCTCCTGGAGAAAGAAACATAAATATGCCACAAAATTTCCAACCCACTTATAATAACGGAGGACCTCAACAGTTACCTCCTGCTGTCTCCAGAGAAGATCCTTCAAAAGGGATATCTCCTGACATGAGGGCCAGGAGTTTTCTGGACGAACAATACATAACGCAGCAAAACACTTCCTACTATCAATCCTGTGTTACCCCATATGCAGATGCTGTAACCTCTTACCTTGAGGAAAATGATCTTGACGATAAGTACGAGATCTATCAAGCCGCTTTATCGTGGACCTGGGTATCCGATGAGACCCTGAACGGTGTAGATGAAAAATGGCTTACTCCAACAGAGTTTCTTGATGAAACCCCTGCATATTCCAGCAATCCGGATTATGGAGAGCCTGTCAGTGATTGTGAAGAACAGGCAAATACTCTTGCATCCCTGCTGATTGCTTCGGGAGAATATAATGAAAGTACCGTGCGTGTGGCTATAGGAAAAGTAGATTTTGGAAATGTCAGTGGTGGACACGCCTGGGTAGAAGTTTATGAAGACGGGGAATGGTTCCCACTTGACCCAACTGAAGGACCCTACTACGATGATGACAATTGCTCTATAGTGTCTGCGGATGTGTCAGACATCGATTATGATGAGTACCTGGAAAGTACATATCCGGCTGTAAGAGTCTGGTATTATTACAATGACAAGTACTTTATGGAAGTAGGGAAACAGAACGGAGATGTTCCAGCATTCTGGGACGAACAACCGGAAAGTTATCCGAACTGA
- a CDS encoding YkgJ family cysteine cluster protein: MYENFHNIFSGSNQNTLKICRECGGVCEHNKIGTLLPGEEEYMAKKLGISVSEFKIRYLDALKMDDETLIHVLKLGKLCPFLSEENKECECRNFKPIFCKIYPVVLTLEDNKINFTIDKWCKLSRKKACRLYFETAIPLLLSLAIPIEWLRHVISYDNLCFDYDQLKKYRRGKNKYAIFSLEELLSLQKAEIKATSLRVDFSHDFGQKVEELVF, encoded by the coding sequence ATGTATGAAAACTTTCACAATATATTCAGTGGAAGTAATCAAAATACTTTAAAAATCTGCAGGGAATGTGGTGGAGTGTGCGAGCATAATAAAATCGGAACTCTGTTGCCCGGGGAAGAGGAATATATGGCAAAAAAACTGGGTATAAGTGTTTCGGAATTCAAAATTCGCTACCTTGATGCTCTGAAAATGGATGACGAAACTTTAATACATGTATTAAAATTAGGGAAGTTGTGTCCATTTTTAAGTGAAGAAAATAAAGAATGTGAGTGCCGGAATTTTAAGCCTATATTCTGTAAAATCTATCCTGTAGTTTTGACGCTTGAAGATAACAAAATAAATTTTACAATAGATAAATGGTGCAAACTGTCAAGAAAAAAAGCTTGCAGGCTTTATTTTGAAACTGCCATCCCGCTTTTGTTAAGCCTTGCAATTCCGATAGAATGGTTAAGACATGTAATTAGCTATGATAATCTCTGCTTTGACTACGATCAATTGAAAAAATACAGGCGCGGAAAAAACAAGTATGCAATTTTTTCTCTGGAAGAATTGTTGAGTTTGCAGAAAGCCGAGATCAAAGCCACCAGTCTGCGTGTTGACTTCAGTCATGATTTTGGTCAGAAAGTGGAAGAACTTGTTTTTTAA
- a CDS encoding sensor histidine kinase, with product MSGIDISKKVLLITFLIFGVLTAAFTLTHNMQLSNFLELEKVDTADNVERVQNVISTEQGYLNRTVQDWACWDDTCSFVEDKNPNYTEVNLQNQTLTGIKVNVMLFVNKSGSVVYAKSVDMYTGEEKPIPKKLLRMVEDGTLLSKSENDKKSGFVLLDEDPMFVACHPILTTKYNGPMKGTLIFGRYFDDVLLNDFKDSTRSSLLMYRIDEDLPPDFQTKLKSLSENPDRTIVEPLSENKVAGYFELLDVSGKPALIIRADFPRELYKYGEKTLNNMYFFLLLTGLMTGVGVKFAFDKLFISRLIGIDNFVTKVRSEKDLSRRLPLKNNDELYRLSKEINRMLNEIELAEQELKAQEREKKVLLDSLNELAIFVNPQLYIIWANKAALEFMKIDLQKAMGQCLKNTPDISIPLSDSLDLEQIFMTGNKKSGEFTGKDGRVWIVQAIPVTEEGGKIIGVLEMCRDITESKATETLLQEKQIAEAANRTKSEFLANMSHELRTPLNSIIGFSDLLYEQVYGELNERQLKSVGNISKSGKHLLNLINGILDLSKIEAGKMELSYKQVDLASKLHIIKNLLYPIADRKNIQIEIYIDSSLSNIYADEARFVQIMYNLVDNAIKFSYENGFVKIWARKKGNMVEITVTDTGIGIKPEDQSKLFKPFSQVDSFLSKQFQGTGLGLSLVKQIVQLHGGYIWFKSEPGEGSTFAFVIPIEGIKVEDGTARLDGKVQS from the coding sequence GTGTCTGGAATAGATATTAGTAAAAAGGTTCTTCTAATAACTTTCTTAATTTTTGGCGTTCTCACAGCTGCGTTTACACTCACCCATAATATGCAGCTTTCCAATTTTTTAGAGCTTGAAAAAGTGGACACCGCGGACAATGTAGAAAGGGTGCAAAATGTCATTTCAACCGAGCAGGGATATCTTAATCGTACAGTACAGGATTGGGCTTGCTGGGATGATACTTGCAGTTTTGTTGAAGACAAGAATCCGAATTATACGGAAGTAAACCTTCAGAATCAAACTCTTACAGGAATTAAGGTTAATGTGATGCTTTTTGTAAATAAATCCGGATCTGTTGTCTATGCAAAATCAGTAGATATGTATACTGGAGAGGAAAAACCAATTCCGAAAAAGCTTCTTAGAATGGTTGAAGACGGAACTCTTCTTTCAAAATCCGAAAATGACAAGAAGAGCGGTTTCGTTTTGCTCGATGAAGATCCTATGTTTGTTGCCTGCCATCCGATCCTTACGACAAAATATAATGGGCCTATGAAAGGCACCTTGATTTTTGGGAGATATTTCGACGACGTACTTCTTAATGATTTCAAAGATTCTACTCGTTCTTCCCTTTTAATGTACAGAATTGATGAAGATTTGCCTCCTGATTTCCAGACCAAATTAAAAAGCCTTTCAGAGAACCCGGATAGAACTATTGTCGAACCCCTTAGCGAAAATAAAGTAGCTGGCTATTTTGAATTGCTAGATGTATCAGGCAAGCCCGCTCTTATTATAAGAGCGGATTTTCCAAGAGAACTCTATAAGTACGGTGAGAAAACCCTGAATAACATGTATTTCTTCCTTTTGCTAACCGGTCTCATGACCGGAGTAGGGGTTAAATTTGCGTTTGATAAGTTATTTATCTCAAGGTTAATAGGAATTGATAATTTTGTTACCAAAGTCCGGTCGGAAAAGGATCTTTCCCGAAGATTGCCTCTTAAAAACAACGATGAACTTTACCGTCTTTCAAAGGAAATAAACAGAATGTTAAATGAAATAGAGCTTGCCGAACAGGAGTTAAAGGCACAGGAACGAGAAAAGAAGGTCCTGCTTGACTCTCTAAATGAGCTGGCTATTTTCGTAAACCCTCAACTTTATATTATCTGGGCGAACAAAGCTGCACTGGAATTTATGAAGATAGATCTTCAAAAAGCAATGGGTCAATGCCTTAAGAATACCCCTGATATAAGTATACCATTATCCGACTCCCTGGATCTTGAACAGATTTTCATGACAGGTAATAAAAAATCAGGAGAATTTACTGGGAAAGATGGCAGAGTCTGGATTGTTCAGGCAATTCCTGTAACTGAAGAGGGTGGAAAGATTATAGGAGTCCTCGAAATGTGTAGGGACATTACGGAAAGTAAAGCCACAGAAACCCTCCTTCAGGAAAAGCAAATCGCAGAAGCCGCAAATCGTACCAAGAGCGAATTTCTGGCGAATATGAGCCATGAACTGAGAACCCCGCTTAACTCTATTATAGGGTTTTCTGATCTTCTGTATGAACAGGTCTACGGCGAACTGAATGAAAGACAGCTAAAATCCGTCGGGAACATCTCGAAAAGTGGAAAACACCTTCTGAATTTAATAAATGGCATCCTGGATCTCTCTAAAATAGAAGCTGGAAAAATGGAGCTAAGTTATAAACAGGTTGATCTTGCCAGTAAGCTTCACATAATAAAAAATCTTTTATATCCTATAGCCGATCGGAAAAATATTCAAATTGAAATCTATATAGATAGCAGCCTTTCCAATATATATGCTGACGAAGCCCGTTTTGTTCAGATAATGTACAACCTTGTGGATAACGCCATAAAATTCTCCTATGAAAACGGGTTTGTAAAAATATGGGCAAGAAAAAAGGGAAATATGGTAGAAATAACTGTCACGGATACAGGAATCGGGATTAAACCTGAGGATCAGAGTAAACTTTTCAAGCCTTTCAGCCAGGTGGATTCGTTTTTGTCCAAGCAATTTCAGGGAACTGGGCTTGGTCTTTCTCTGGTTAAACAGATTGTGCAGTTGCACGGCGGATACATATGGTTCAAGAGCGAACCTGGAGAGGGGAGCACCTTTGCTTTCGTGATTCCGATAGAAGGTATTAAAGTCGAAGATGGGACTGCCAGGTTAGATGGTAAAGTACAGAGTTAA